One region of Vespa crabro chromosome 15, iyVesCrab1.2, whole genome shotgun sequence genomic DNA includes:
- the LOC124429566 gene encoding sphingomyelin phosphodiesterase 4 isoform X5, whose product MNLYCVAERNFLIRVQRYLNMPLVQRCSELAVLIDESSTTELQHVFPIIIDSLFGITDNIGWGLHNITYKKNPQEYEMLYNFLSPHGPIFSLCYKLLPDCYLKYNFPVSYLPSKIRSMLEEGVIPPFYLDKIRDDQGTRVPSALFMNPFEYYIFHFAYHLTNPWLQIQQQENVWVNWETVYVQSAHYYLHHFLPRDNSPVLPIIGPYIKKTPQRKLMQSPENKRLQTPRLLRASILSPGSTNLVVGVPQQQCLPQVWRSETVIQVFLDFWMEYTEDDHMPSQMNMSYSTPIPHRHSIHSGEHIRLVRAFIKTLHEFANSSIGDKSAMDELKRIILPSVQGKIYVFLRKAIYHWPLDSSFRLILEAWLSFIQPWRYIVGVTYTKEGKPEEEERGKIHDPNRWITFVANNLLAYTVIFQQLLPRFMRTDLVAPKNALMLFRVTKVFSQPHLARILSEVESCMDDANLNRNRMQSSQWTSVVRQQIMELEGPTYQYIPMFSTTTVTQVTFFLSIIKQAHLTATSLIEALEKRKRSQQFLVALWEFFYGEENSSDDISIEERRRVPIFLANAQQQLIDMFQVKNTSIIKSFISLEDIPQISITPDQEYHDSILSTSFHHQSQVDSSLDSSRPGVFVPIPDGRQNFRYIEYMGDPELQPVRSNECAYLVRNLYNFSSYINNKYQYEINILYNKRNFLGSICRQILIPPTTIVKLPKRTINGFSSGSEELIPPRLSLRRLSSYGFLIFISASMFMAWITNYGVLWLLCLMFFIWFLYILIRAIFEPWFQSSTNTFRPNTTAFSIN is encoded by the exons atgaatttatattgtGTGGCAGAACGTAATTTTTTA ATAAGGGTACAGAGATACCTAAATATGCCATTGGTACAGAGATGTAGCGAGTTGGCAGTATTAATAGACGAATCAAGTACTACAGAGCTACAACATGtatttccaataataatagattcaCTGTTTGGAATAACGGATAATATCGGTTGGGGTTTGCATAATATTACTTACAAAAAGAATCCCCAAGAATATGAAATGCTGTATAATTTCCTTAGTCCACATGGaccaatattttctctttgttataAATTACTTCCAGATTGTtacttgaaatataatttcccGGTATCATATTTGCCA tCAAAGATACGCTCGATGTTAGAGGAAGGTGTGATACCACCTTTTTATCTTGACAAAATTAGAGATGACCAAGGAACGAGAGTTCCGTCAGCTTTATTTATGA ATCCCTTTGAgtattacatttttcatttcgcTTATCATTTGACGAATCCTTGGCTACAGATACAACAGCAAGAAAATGTTTGGGTAAATTGGGAAACAGTGTATGTTCAATCGGCTCATTATTATTTGCATCATTTTTTACCAAGAGATAATTCACCAGTTTTACCAATAATTGGGCCATACATAAAGAAAACTCCTCAAAGGAAATTGATGCAGTCGCCTGAAAATAAAAg ATTACAAACTCCAAGACTTTTGAGAGCATCAATATTATCGCCAGGATCTACCAATTTAGTGGTAGGAGTCCCTCAACAACAATGTCTTCCTCAAGTATGGAGAAGTGAGACAGTGATACAAGTATTTCTTGATTTTTGGATGGAATATACTGAAGACGATCATATGCCTTCTCAAATGAATATGTCGTATTCTACTCCTATTCCACATCGC CACAGCATTCATTCTGGTGAACATATACGTCTAGTTAGAGCATTTATAAAAACTTTACATGAATTTGCAAATAGTTCGATCGGAGATAAAAGTGCTATGGATGAGTTAAAAAG GATTATTTTGCCATCTGTGCAAGGAAAAATCTATGTATTCCTTCGAAAAGCTATATATCATTGGCCTCTGGACAGTTCGTTTAGATTAATTTTGGAGGCATGGTTGAGTTTTATTCAACCATGGAGATATATTGTAGGAGTAACATATACAAAAGAAGG caaaccggaggaagaagagaggggtAAAATACATGATCCAAACAGATGGATAACTTTTGTTGCTAATAATCTATTGGCTTATACGGTAATATTTCAACAATTATTACCACGTTTTATGAGAACTGACCTCGTGGCTCCGAAAAATGCTTTGATGTTATTTAGAGTTACAAAG GTATTTTCTCAACCCCATTTGGCAAGGATATTATCTGAAGTAGAAAGTTGTATGGATGATGCCAATCTTAATAGAAATCGTATGCAATCTAGTCAATGGACTTCCGTAGTAAGGCAACAAATTATGGAACTTGAAGGTCCAACTTATCAATACATTCCCATGTTTTCAACGACCACTGTTACacaa gtaacttttttcttaaGTATAATCAAACAAGCACATTTAACAGCAACGAGTTTGATCGAAGCATTAGAAAAGAGGAAACGGAGTCAGCAATTTTTAGTTGCCCTATGGGAATTCTTTTACGGGGAAGAGAATTCGTCCGATGATATTTCTATAGAGGAACGTCGTAGGGTTCCTATATTTTTAGCAAACGCTCAGCAACAATTGATCGATATGTTCCAAGTAAAAAATACTTcaattataaaatctttt ATTTCATTAGAAGATATTCCACAAATAAGTATTACACCTGATCAGGAATATCACGATAGTATCCTCTCGACTTCTTTTCATCATCAGTCTCAg GTGGATTCATCGTTAGATTCAAGTAGACCAGGTGTTTTTGTACCAATACCGGATGGAAGACAAAATTTTCGATACATCGAATATATGGGAGATCCAGAATTACAGCCAGTTCGTTCCAACGAATGTGCTTACCTAGTCAGAAATTTGTataacttttcttcttatattaataacaag TATCAATacgagataaatattttatacaacaaGAGAAATTTTCTTGGAAGTATTTGTCGACAGATACTTATACCGCCAACCACAATTGTAAAACTTCCAAAACGAACCATTAATGGTTTTTCAAGTGGTTCCGAAGAATTGATCCCTCCTCGATTGAGTTTAAGACGATTATCTAGTTATGGtttcttgatttttatatCAGCGAGTATGTTTATGGCATGGATCACAAA TTACGGGGTACTATGGTTATTGTGCCTAATGTTTTTTATATGGTTCCTATACATATTGATACGAGCAATTTTCGAACCATGGTTTCAATCAAGCACAAATACTTTTAGGCCAAACACAACCGCTTTTTCGATAAACTAA
- the LOC124429566 gene encoding sphingomyelin phosphodiesterase 4 isoform X3, whose amino-acid sequence MNLYCVAERNFLIRVQRYLNMPLVQRCSELAVLIDESSTTELQHVFPIIIDSLFGITDNIGWGLHNITYKKNPQEYEMLYNFLSPHGPIFSLCYKLLPDCYLKYNFPVSYLPSKIRSMLEEGVIPPFYLDKIRDDQGTRVPSALFMNPFEYYIFHFAYHLTNPWLQIQQQENVWVNWETVYVQSAHYYLHHFLPRDNSPVLPIIGPYIKKTPQRKLMQSPENKRESHRLQTPRLLRASILSPGSTNLVVGVPQQQCLPQVWRSETVIQVFLDFWMEYTEDDHMPSQMNMSYSTPIPHRHSIHSGEHIRLVRAFIKTLHEFANSSIGDKSAMDELKRIILPSVQGKIYVFLRKAIYHWPLDSSFRLILEAWLSFIQPWRYIVGVTYTKEGKPEEEERGKIHDPNRWITFVANNLLAYTVIFQQLLPRFMRTDLVAPKNALMLFRVTKVFSQPHLARILSEVESCMDDANLNRNRMQSSQWTSVVRQQIMELEGPTYQYIPMFSTTTVTQVTFFLSIIKQAHLTATSLIEALEKRKRSQQFLVALWEFFYGEENSSDDISIEERRRVPIFLANAQQQLIDMFQVKNTSIIKSFISLEDIPQISITPDQEYHDSILSTSFHHQSQVDSSLDSSRPGVFVPIPDGRQNFRYIEYMGDPELQPVRSNECAYLVRNLYNFSSYINNKYQYEINILYNKRNFLGSICRQILIPPTTIVKLPKRTINGFSSGSEELIPPRLSLRRLSSYGFLIFISASMFMAWITNYGVLWLLCLMFFIWFLYILIRAIFEPWFQSSTNTFRPNTTAFSIN is encoded by the exons atgaatttatattgtGTGGCAGAACGTAATTTTTTA ATAAGGGTACAGAGATACCTAAATATGCCATTGGTACAGAGATGTAGCGAGTTGGCAGTATTAATAGACGAATCAAGTACTACAGAGCTACAACATGtatttccaataataatagattcaCTGTTTGGAATAACGGATAATATCGGTTGGGGTTTGCATAATATTACTTACAAAAAGAATCCCCAAGAATATGAAATGCTGTATAATTTCCTTAGTCCACATGGaccaatattttctctttgttataAATTACTTCCAGATTGTtacttgaaatataatttcccGGTATCATATTTGCCA tCAAAGATACGCTCGATGTTAGAGGAAGGTGTGATACCACCTTTTTATCTTGACAAAATTAGAGATGACCAAGGAACGAGAGTTCCGTCAGCTTTATTTATGA ATCCCTTTGAgtattacatttttcatttcgcTTATCATTTGACGAATCCTTGGCTACAGATACAACAGCAAGAAAATGTTTGGGTAAATTGGGAAACAGTGTATGTTCAATCGGCTCATTATTATTTGCATCATTTTTTACCAAGAGATAATTCACCAGTTTTACCAATAATTGGGCCATACATAAAGAAAACTCCTCAAAGGAAATTGATGCAGTCGCCTGAAAATAAAAg agAATCTCATAGATTACAAACTCCAAGACTTTTGAGAGCATCAATATTATCGCCAGGATCTACCAATTTAGTGGTAGGAGTCCCTCAACAACAATGTCTTCCTCAAGTATGGAGAAGTGAGACAGTGATACAAGTATTTCTTGATTTTTGGATGGAATATACTGAAGACGATCATATGCCTTCTCAAATGAATATGTCGTATTCTACTCCTATTCCACATCGC CACAGCATTCATTCTGGTGAACATATACGTCTAGTTAGAGCATTTATAAAAACTTTACATGAATTTGCAAATAGTTCGATCGGAGATAAAAGTGCTATGGATGAGTTAAAAAG GATTATTTTGCCATCTGTGCAAGGAAAAATCTATGTATTCCTTCGAAAAGCTATATATCATTGGCCTCTGGACAGTTCGTTTAGATTAATTTTGGAGGCATGGTTGAGTTTTATTCAACCATGGAGATATATTGTAGGAGTAACATATACAAAAGAAGG caaaccggaggaagaagagaggggtAAAATACATGATCCAAACAGATGGATAACTTTTGTTGCTAATAATCTATTGGCTTATACGGTAATATTTCAACAATTATTACCACGTTTTATGAGAACTGACCTCGTGGCTCCGAAAAATGCTTTGATGTTATTTAGAGTTACAAAG GTATTTTCTCAACCCCATTTGGCAAGGATATTATCTGAAGTAGAAAGTTGTATGGATGATGCCAATCTTAATAGAAATCGTATGCAATCTAGTCAATGGACTTCCGTAGTAAGGCAACAAATTATGGAACTTGAAGGTCCAACTTATCAATACATTCCCATGTTTTCAACGACCACTGTTACacaa gtaacttttttcttaaGTATAATCAAACAAGCACATTTAACAGCAACGAGTTTGATCGAAGCATTAGAAAAGAGGAAACGGAGTCAGCAATTTTTAGTTGCCCTATGGGAATTCTTTTACGGGGAAGAGAATTCGTCCGATGATATTTCTATAGAGGAACGTCGTAGGGTTCCTATATTTTTAGCAAACGCTCAGCAACAATTGATCGATATGTTCCAAGTAAAAAATACTTcaattataaaatctttt ATTTCATTAGAAGATATTCCACAAATAAGTATTACACCTGATCAGGAATATCACGATAGTATCCTCTCGACTTCTTTTCATCATCAGTCTCAg GTGGATTCATCGTTAGATTCAAGTAGACCAGGTGTTTTTGTACCAATACCGGATGGAAGACAAAATTTTCGATACATCGAATATATGGGAGATCCAGAATTACAGCCAGTTCGTTCCAACGAATGTGCTTACCTAGTCAGAAATTTGTataacttttcttcttatattaataacaag TATCAATacgagataaatattttatacaacaaGAGAAATTTTCTTGGAAGTATTTGTCGACAGATACTTATACCGCCAACCACAATTGTAAAACTTCCAAAACGAACCATTAATGGTTTTTCAAGTGGTTCCGAAGAATTGATCCCTCCTCGATTGAGTTTAAGACGATTATCTAGTTATGGtttcttgatttttatatCAGCGAGTATGTTTATGGCATGGATCACAAA TTACGGGGTACTATGGTTATTGTGCCTAATGTTTTTTATATGGTTCCTATACATATTGATACGAGCAATTTTCGAACCATGGTTTCAATCAAGCACAAATACTTTTAGGCCAAACACAACCGCTTTTTCGATAAACTAA
- the LOC124429566 gene encoding sphingomyelin phosphodiesterase 4 isoform X6, translating to MTTSTDIATIRVQRYLNMPLVQRCSELAVLIDESSTTELQHVFPIIIDSLFGITDNIGWGLHNITYKKNPQEYEMLYNFLSPHGPIFSLCYKLLPDCYLKYNFPVSYLPSKIRSMLEEGVIPPFYLDKIRDDQGTRVPSALFMNPFEYYIFHFAYHLTNPWLQIQQQENVWVNWETVYVQSAHYYLHHFLPRDNSPVLPIIGPYIKKTPQRKLMQSPENKRESHRLQTPRLLRASILSPGSTNLVVGVPQQQCLPQVWRSETVIQVFLDFWMEYTEDDHMPSQMNMSYSTPIPHRHSIHSGEHIRLVRAFIKTLHEFANSSIGDKSAMDELKRIILPSVQGKIYVFLRKAIYHWPLDSSFRLILEAWLSFIQPWRYIVGVTYTKEGKPEEEERGKIHDPNRWITFVANNLLAYTVIFQQLLPRFMRTDLVAPKNALMLFRVTKVFSQPHLARILSEVESCMDDANLNRNRMQSSQWTSVVRQQIMELEGPTYQYIPMFSTTTVTQVTFFLSIIKQAHLTATSLIEALEKRKRSQQFLVALWEFFYGEENSSDDISIEERRRVPIFLANAQQQLIDMFQISLEDIPQISITPDQEYHDSILSTSFHHQSQVDSSLDSSRPGVFVPIPDGRQNFRYIEYMGDPELQPVRSNECAYLVRNLYNFSSYINNKYQYEINILYNKRNFLGSICRQILIPPTTIVKLPKRTINGFSSGSEELIPPRLSLRRLSSYGFLIFISASMFMAWITNYGVLWLLCLMFFIWFLYILIRAIFEPWFQSSTNTFRPNTTAFSIN from the exons atgacTACTTCCACAGATATTGCTACG ATAAGGGTACAGAGATACCTAAATATGCCATTGGTACAGAGATGTAGCGAGTTGGCAGTATTAATAGACGAATCAAGTACTACAGAGCTACAACATGtatttccaataataatagattcaCTGTTTGGAATAACGGATAATATCGGTTGGGGTTTGCATAATATTACTTACAAAAAGAATCCCCAAGAATATGAAATGCTGTATAATTTCCTTAGTCCACATGGaccaatattttctctttgttataAATTACTTCCAGATTGTtacttgaaatataatttcccGGTATCATATTTGCCA tCAAAGATACGCTCGATGTTAGAGGAAGGTGTGATACCACCTTTTTATCTTGACAAAATTAGAGATGACCAAGGAACGAGAGTTCCGTCAGCTTTATTTATGA ATCCCTTTGAgtattacatttttcatttcgcTTATCATTTGACGAATCCTTGGCTACAGATACAACAGCAAGAAAATGTTTGGGTAAATTGGGAAACAGTGTATGTTCAATCGGCTCATTATTATTTGCATCATTTTTTACCAAGAGATAATTCACCAGTTTTACCAATAATTGGGCCATACATAAAGAAAACTCCTCAAAGGAAATTGATGCAGTCGCCTGAAAATAAAAg agAATCTCATAGATTACAAACTCCAAGACTTTTGAGAGCATCAATATTATCGCCAGGATCTACCAATTTAGTGGTAGGAGTCCCTCAACAACAATGTCTTCCTCAAGTATGGAGAAGTGAGACAGTGATACAAGTATTTCTTGATTTTTGGATGGAATATACTGAAGACGATCATATGCCTTCTCAAATGAATATGTCGTATTCTACTCCTATTCCACATCGC CACAGCATTCATTCTGGTGAACATATACGTCTAGTTAGAGCATTTATAAAAACTTTACATGAATTTGCAAATAGTTCGATCGGAGATAAAAGTGCTATGGATGAGTTAAAAAG GATTATTTTGCCATCTGTGCAAGGAAAAATCTATGTATTCCTTCGAAAAGCTATATATCATTGGCCTCTGGACAGTTCGTTTAGATTAATTTTGGAGGCATGGTTGAGTTTTATTCAACCATGGAGATATATTGTAGGAGTAACATATACAAAAGAAGG caaaccggaggaagaagagaggggtAAAATACATGATCCAAACAGATGGATAACTTTTGTTGCTAATAATCTATTGGCTTATACGGTAATATTTCAACAATTATTACCACGTTTTATGAGAACTGACCTCGTGGCTCCGAAAAATGCTTTGATGTTATTTAGAGTTACAAAG GTATTTTCTCAACCCCATTTGGCAAGGATATTATCTGAAGTAGAAAGTTGTATGGATGATGCCAATCTTAATAGAAATCGTATGCAATCTAGTCAATGGACTTCCGTAGTAAGGCAACAAATTATGGAACTTGAAGGTCCAACTTATCAATACATTCCCATGTTTTCAACGACCACTGTTACacaa gtaacttttttcttaaGTATAATCAAACAAGCACATTTAACAGCAACGAGTTTGATCGAAGCATTAGAAAAGAGGAAACGGAGTCAGCAATTTTTAGTTGCCCTATGGGAATTCTTTTACGGGGAAGAGAATTCGTCCGATGATATTTCTATAGAGGAACGTCGTAGGGTTCCTATATTTTTAGCAAACGCTCAGCAACAATTGATCGATATGTTCCAA ATTTCATTAGAAGATATTCCACAAATAAGTATTACACCTGATCAGGAATATCACGATAGTATCCTCTCGACTTCTTTTCATCATCAGTCTCAg GTGGATTCATCGTTAGATTCAAGTAGACCAGGTGTTTTTGTACCAATACCGGATGGAAGACAAAATTTTCGATACATCGAATATATGGGAGATCCAGAATTACAGCCAGTTCGTTCCAACGAATGTGCTTACCTAGTCAGAAATTTGTataacttttcttcttatattaataacaag TATCAATacgagataaatattttatacaacaaGAGAAATTTTCTTGGAAGTATTTGTCGACAGATACTTATACCGCCAACCACAATTGTAAAACTTCCAAAACGAACCATTAATGGTTTTTCAAGTGGTTCCGAAGAATTGATCCCTCCTCGATTGAGTTTAAGACGATTATCTAGTTATGGtttcttgatttttatatCAGCGAGTATGTTTATGGCATGGATCACAAA TTACGGGGTACTATGGTTATTGTGCCTAATGTTTTTTATATGGTTCCTATACATATTGATACGAGCAATTTTCGAACCATGGTTTCAATCAAGCACAAATACTTTTAGGCCAAACACAACCGCTTTTTCGATAAACTAA
- the LOC124429566 gene encoding sphingomyelin phosphodiesterase 4 isoform X2 codes for MTTSTDIATIRVQRYLNMPLVQRCSELAVLIDESSTTELQHVFPIIIDSLFGITDNIGWGLHNITYKKNPQEYEMLYNFLSPHGPIFSLCYKLLPDCYLKYNFPVSYLPSKIRSMLEEGVIPPFYLDKIRDDQGTRVPSALFMNPFEYYIFHFAYHLTNPWLQIQQQENVWVNWETVYVQSAHYYLHHFLPRDNSPVLPIIGPYIKKTPQRKLMQSPENKSFKISIRESHRLQTPRLLRASILSPGSTNLVVGVPQQQCLPQVWRSETVIQVFLDFWMEYTEDDHMPSQMNMSYSTPIPHRHSIHSGEHIRLVRAFIKTLHEFANSSIGDKSAMDELKRIILPSVQGKIYVFLRKAIYHWPLDSSFRLILEAWLSFIQPWRYIVGVTYTKEGKPEEEERGKIHDPNRWITFVANNLLAYTVIFQQLLPRFMRTDLVAPKNALMLFRVTKVFSQPHLARILSEVESCMDDANLNRNRMQSSQWTSVVRQQIMELEGPTYQYIPMFSTTTVTQVTFFLSIIKQAHLTATSLIEALEKRKRSQQFLVALWEFFYGEENSSDDISIEERRRVPIFLANAQQQLIDMFQVKNTSIIKSFISLEDIPQISITPDQEYHDSILSTSFHHQSQVDSSLDSSRPGVFVPIPDGRQNFRYIEYMGDPELQPVRSNECAYLVRNLYNFSSYINNKYQYEINILYNKRNFLGSICRQILIPPTTIVKLPKRTINGFSSGSEELIPPRLSLRRLSSYGFLIFISASMFMAWITNYGVLWLLCLMFFIWFLYILIRAIFEPWFQSSTNTFRPNTTAFSIN; via the exons atgacTACTTCCACAGATATTGCTACG ATAAGGGTACAGAGATACCTAAATATGCCATTGGTACAGAGATGTAGCGAGTTGGCAGTATTAATAGACGAATCAAGTACTACAGAGCTACAACATGtatttccaataataatagattcaCTGTTTGGAATAACGGATAATATCGGTTGGGGTTTGCATAATATTACTTACAAAAAGAATCCCCAAGAATATGAAATGCTGTATAATTTCCTTAGTCCACATGGaccaatattttctctttgttataAATTACTTCCAGATTGTtacttgaaatataatttcccGGTATCATATTTGCCA tCAAAGATACGCTCGATGTTAGAGGAAGGTGTGATACCACCTTTTTATCTTGACAAAATTAGAGATGACCAAGGAACGAGAGTTCCGTCAGCTTTATTTATGA ATCCCTTTGAgtattacatttttcatttcgcTTATCATTTGACGAATCCTTGGCTACAGATACAACAGCAAGAAAATGTTTGGGTAAATTGGGAAACAGTGTATGTTCAATCGGCTCATTATTATTTGCATCATTTTTTACCAAGAGATAATTCACCAGTTTTACCAATAATTGGGCCATACATAAAGAAAACTCCTCAAAGGAAATTGATGCAGTCGCCTGAAAATAAAAg ttttaaaatttcaattagagAATCTCATAGATTACAAACTCCAAGACTTTTGAGAGCATCAATATTATCGCCAGGATCTACCAATTTAGTGGTAGGAGTCCCTCAACAACAATGTCTTCCTCAAGTATGGAGAAGTGAGACAGTGATACAAGTATTTCTTGATTTTTGGATGGAATATACTGAAGACGATCATATGCCTTCTCAAATGAATATGTCGTATTCTACTCCTATTCCACATCGC CACAGCATTCATTCTGGTGAACATATACGTCTAGTTAGAGCATTTATAAAAACTTTACATGAATTTGCAAATAGTTCGATCGGAGATAAAAGTGCTATGGATGAGTTAAAAAG GATTATTTTGCCATCTGTGCAAGGAAAAATCTATGTATTCCTTCGAAAAGCTATATATCATTGGCCTCTGGACAGTTCGTTTAGATTAATTTTGGAGGCATGGTTGAGTTTTATTCAACCATGGAGATATATTGTAGGAGTAACATATACAAAAGAAGG caaaccggaggaagaagagaggggtAAAATACATGATCCAAACAGATGGATAACTTTTGTTGCTAATAATCTATTGGCTTATACGGTAATATTTCAACAATTATTACCACGTTTTATGAGAACTGACCTCGTGGCTCCGAAAAATGCTTTGATGTTATTTAGAGTTACAAAG GTATTTTCTCAACCCCATTTGGCAAGGATATTATCTGAAGTAGAAAGTTGTATGGATGATGCCAATCTTAATAGAAATCGTATGCAATCTAGTCAATGGACTTCCGTAGTAAGGCAACAAATTATGGAACTTGAAGGTCCAACTTATCAATACATTCCCATGTTTTCAACGACCACTGTTACacaa gtaacttttttcttaaGTATAATCAAACAAGCACATTTAACAGCAACGAGTTTGATCGAAGCATTAGAAAAGAGGAAACGGAGTCAGCAATTTTTAGTTGCCCTATGGGAATTCTTTTACGGGGAAGAGAATTCGTCCGATGATATTTCTATAGAGGAACGTCGTAGGGTTCCTATATTTTTAGCAAACGCTCAGCAACAATTGATCGATATGTTCCAAGTAAAAAATACTTcaattataaaatctttt ATTTCATTAGAAGATATTCCACAAATAAGTATTACACCTGATCAGGAATATCACGATAGTATCCTCTCGACTTCTTTTCATCATCAGTCTCAg GTGGATTCATCGTTAGATTCAAGTAGACCAGGTGTTTTTGTACCAATACCGGATGGAAGACAAAATTTTCGATACATCGAATATATGGGAGATCCAGAATTACAGCCAGTTCGTTCCAACGAATGTGCTTACCTAGTCAGAAATTTGTataacttttcttcttatattaataacaag TATCAATacgagataaatattttatacaacaaGAGAAATTTTCTTGGAAGTATTTGTCGACAGATACTTATACCGCCAACCACAATTGTAAAACTTCCAAAACGAACCATTAATGGTTTTTCAAGTGGTTCCGAAGAATTGATCCCTCCTCGATTGAGTTTAAGACGATTATCTAGTTATGGtttcttgatttttatatCAGCGAGTATGTTTATGGCATGGATCACAAA TTACGGGGTACTATGGTTATTGTGCCTAATGTTTTTTATATGGTTCCTATACATATTGATACGAGCAATTTTCGAACCATGGTTTCAATCAAGCACAAATACTTTTAGGCCAAACACAACCGCTTTTTCGATAAACTAA